One stretch of Juglans microcarpa x Juglans regia isolate MS1-56 chromosome 3D, Jm3101_v1.0, whole genome shotgun sequence DNA includes these proteins:
- the LOC121255816 gene encoding tRNA nucleotidyltransferase cca2 isoform X2: protein MRSALGAGVGGVQHFLLPFPSFRIANYSFNFCTPHKRIPTIGFLRCTAMPTVIPAPVVQVKERIELTVTERNIFDRLLGTLRHFGLSNQLRVAGGWVRDKLLGKECYDIDIALDNMLGSEFVEKVREYLLSNGEQVQGVAVIPSNPEQSKHLETARMRLFDMWIDFVNLRCEEYSDNSRIPTKQKFGTAEEDAYRRDLTINSLFYNINTNTVEDFTKRGIADLKSGKIVTPLPPKATFLDDPLRVLRAIRFGARFGFILDEDLKEAASCDEVKDALAAKISRERIGVEIDLMISGNQPVKAMTYICDLMLFPIVFSFPPKFEPSKSESCDRLCNAYLDATWNLIQLIGGSIFSDEQRRLSLYATLFLPFRKTIYKDHKAKKIPVVNYIFRESLKRKASDSETVINIHGAVDKFLSLIPFLVSDGDIELIEVDWGRGLDDVPPTSKLRVLTGLLLREIKDFWRVALLLSTLLYPTDVDYTEDFLKQHFQLAERKDLFKAVENAITELGLEKVWDVKPLLNGKGIMSVLELKAGGPLVREWQEKQLAWQLAHPSGAVEECLDWMKQTHSKRLKTE from the exons ATGAGAAGTGCATTGGGAGCGGGAGTGGGAGGAGTACAGCATTTTCTTCTCCCTTTTCCAAGTTTCCGAATCGCCAACTATTCTTTCAACTTTTGCACTCCCCACAAGCGAATCCCTACCATAGGGTTTCTCCGTTGCACAGCCATGCCGACTGTCATACCTGCGCCAGTCGTTCAAGTCAAGGAGAGGATTGAACTGACCGTCACCGAGAGGAACATCTTTGACAGGCTTCTCGGCACTCTTCGCCACTTCGGTCTCAGCAATCAGCTCCGAGTTGCCGGCGGCTGGGTCCGCGACAAG CTTTTAGGAAAAGAGTGTTACGATATTGATATCGCGCTGGACAATATGTTGGGGAGTGAATTTGTTGAGAAGGTGAGGGAGTACCTGTTGTCTAATGGGGAACAAGTACAAGGGGTTGCTGTTATTCCAAG CAATCCTGAGCAGTCCAAGCATTTAGAAACAGCAAGAATGCGGCTGTTTGATATGTGGATTGACTTTGTAAACTTACGGTGTGAAGAGTACAGTGATAATAGCCGCATTCCTACAAAG CAAAAATTTGGCACAGCAGAAGAGGATGCTTACAGAAGGGATCTAACCATCAACAG CTTGTTCTACAATATTAACACTAATACAGTAGAAGATTTTACTAAGAGAG GCATTGCAGACCTAAAATCTGGAAAGATAGTGACGCCATTACCTCCGAAGGCTACTTTTTTGGACGATCCATTACGAGTTCTTCGAGCTATCCGTTTTG GAGCAAGATTTGGATTCATATTAGATGAAGATCTAAAGGAAGCTGCTTCCTGTGATGAAGTGAAAGATGCTCTTGCAGCTAAAATCAGCAGAGAGAGGATTGGAGTTGAA ATTGATCTCATGATCTCTGGAAATCAGCCAGTTAAAGCAATGACCTACATTTGTGATTTGATGTTATTTCCAATTGTCTTCAGCTTTCCTCCCAAGTTTGAGCCTTCCAAATCAGAAAGCTGTGATAG gCTTTGCAATGCCTACTTGGATGCTACATGGAACCTTATTCAATTAATTGGAGGATCTATTTTCAGT GATGAACAACGAAGACTTTCATTGTATGCTACTTTGTTTCTCCCATTTAGAAAGACCATATATAAAGACCACAAGGCGAAAAAG ATACCTGTTGTCAACTACATTTTCCGGGAGTCTCTTAAACGAAAAGCCAGTGATTCTGAAACA GTTATAAATATACATGGTGCAGTGGACAAATTCTTATCTCTGATTCCTTTCCTTGTGTCTGATGGGGACATTGAACTCATTGAAGTTGACTGGGGAAGGGGATTGGATGATGTCCCTCCTACTTCAAAACTTCGGGTACTGACAG GTTTACTTCTACGAGAAATCaaagatttttggcgtgtggcCTTGTTGTTGTCTACACTGTTATATCCCACCGATGTTGATTATACTGAAGATTTTTTAAAGCAGCACTTTCAATTGGCCGAGAGAAAAGATCTATTCAAGGCAGTTGAAAATGCCATTACTGAATTAG GTCTTGAGAAAGTGTGGGATGTAAAACCATTGCTGAATGGTAAGGGTATTATGAGTGTTTTGGAGCTTAAAGCTGGAGGACCACTTGTTAGGGAGTGG CAAGAAAAACAGCTTGCATGGCAACTTGCCCATCCCTCTGGAGCTGTGGAGGAATGCCTTGATTGGATGAAGCAGACCCATTCTAAGCGTTTAAAGACGGAGTAA
- the LOC121255816 gene encoding tRNA nucleotidyltransferase cca2 isoform X1, with product MRSALGAGVGGVQHFLLPFPSFRIANYSFNFCTPHKRIPTIGFLRCTAMPTVIPAPVVQVKERIELTVTERNIFDRLLGTLRHFGLSNQLRVAGGWVRDKLLGKECYDIDIALDNMLGSEFVEKVREYLLSNGEQVQGVAVIPSNPEQSKHLETARMRLFDMWIDFVNLRCEEYSDNSRIPTKEKKKDFMTAENSWVQYRKWLMSFVNFFVTWMLRTRACQKFGTAEEDAYRRDLTINSLFYNINTNTVEDFTKRGIADLKSGKIVTPLPPKATFLDDPLRVLRAIRFGARFGFILDEDLKEAASCDEVKDALAAKISRERIGVEIDLMISGNQPVKAMTYICDLMLFPIVFSFPPKFEPSKSESCDRLCNAYLDATWNLIQLIGGSIFSDEQRRLSLYATLFLPFRKTIYKDHKAKKIPVVNYIFRESLKRKASDSETVINIHGAVDKFLSLIPFLVSDGDIELIEVDWGRGLDDVPPTSKLRVLTGLLLREIKDFWRVALLLSTLLYPTDVDYTEDFLKQHFQLAERKDLFKAVENAITELGLEKVWDVKPLLNGKGIMSVLELKAGGPLVREWQEKQLAWQLAHPSGAVEECLDWMKQTHSKRLKTE from the exons ATGAGAAGTGCATTGGGAGCGGGAGTGGGAGGAGTACAGCATTTTCTTCTCCCTTTTCCAAGTTTCCGAATCGCCAACTATTCTTTCAACTTTTGCACTCCCCACAAGCGAATCCCTACCATAGGGTTTCTCCGTTGCACAGCCATGCCGACTGTCATACCTGCGCCAGTCGTTCAAGTCAAGGAGAGGATTGAACTGACCGTCACCGAGAGGAACATCTTTGACAGGCTTCTCGGCACTCTTCGCCACTTCGGTCTCAGCAATCAGCTCCGAGTTGCCGGCGGCTGGGTCCGCGACAAG CTTTTAGGAAAAGAGTGTTACGATATTGATATCGCGCTGGACAATATGTTGGGGAGTGAATTTGTTGAGAAGGTGAGGGAGTACCTGTTGTCTAATGGGGAACAAGTACAAGGGGTTGCTGTTATTCCAAG CAATCCTGAGCAGTCCAAGCATTTAGAAACAGCAAGAATGCGGCTGTTTGATATGTGGATTGACTTTGTAAACTTACGGTGTGAAGAGTACAGTGATAATAGCCGCATTCCTACAAAG gaaaaaaaaaaggatttcatGACTGCAGAAAACTCTTGGGTTCAATACAG GAAATGGTTAATGAGCTTTGTCAATTTCTTTGTGACATGGATGCTTAGGACTCGTGCGTGT CAAAAATTTGGCACAGCAGAAGAGGATGCTTACAGAAGGGATCTAACCATCAACAG CTTGTTCTACAATATTAACACTAATACAGTAGAAGATTTTACTAAGAGAG GCATTGCAGACCTAAAATCTGGAAAGATAGTGACGCCATTACCTCCGAAGGCTACTTTTTTGGACGATCCATTACGAGTTCTTCGAGCTATCCGTTTTG GAGCAAGATTTGGATTCATATTAGATGAAGATCTAAAGGAAGCTGCTTCCTGTGATGAAGTGAAAGATGCTCTTGCAGCTAAAATCAGCAGAGAGAGGATTGGAGTTGAA ATTGATCTCATGATCTCTGGAAATCAGCCAGTTAAAGCAATGACCTACATTTGTGATTTGATGTTATTTCCAATTGTCTTCAGCTTTCCTCCCAAGTTTGAGCCTTCCAAATCAGAAAGCTGTGATAG gCTTTGCAATGCCTACTTGGATGCTACATGGAACCTTATTCAATTAATTGGAGGATCTATTTTCAGT GATGAACAACGAAGACTTTCATTGTATGCTACTTTGTTTCTCCCATTTAGAAAGACCATATATAAAGACCACAAGGCGAAAAAG ATACCTGTTGTCAACTACATTTTCCGGGAGTCTCTTAAACGAAAAGCCAGTGATTCTGAAACA GTTATAAATATACATGGTGCAGTGGACAAATTCTTATCTCTGATTCCTTTCCTTGTGTCTGATGGGGACATTGAACTCATTGAAGTTGACTGGGGAAGGGGATTGGATGATGTCCCTCCTACTTCAAAACTTCGGGTACTGACAG GTTTACTTCTACGAGAAATCaaagatttttggcgtgtggcCTTGTTGTTGTCTACACTGTTATATCCCACCGATGTTGATTATACTGAAGATTTTTTAAAGCAGCACTTTCAATTGGCCGAGAGAAAAGATCTATTCAAGGCAGTTGAAAATGCCATTACTGAATTAG GTCTTGAGAAAGTGTGGGATGTAAAACCATTGCTGAATGGTAAGGGTATTATGAGTGTTTTGGAGCTTAAAGCTGGAGGACCACTTGTTAGGGAGTGG CAAGAAAAACAGCTTGCATGGCAACTTGCCCATCCCTCTGGAGCTGTGGAGGAATGCCTTGATTGGATGAAGCAGACCCATTCTAAGCGTTTAAAGACGGAGTAA